The following proteins are co-located in the Microcebus murinus isolate Inina chromosome 21, M.murinus_Inina_mat1.0, whole genome shotgun sequence genome:
- the LOC105858444 gene encoding serine protease inhibitor Kazal-type 9, protein MRATAFVLLLALTFATMFNIECALQKKQFDCSHYKKLPPGEQRFCYEIYQPICGSDGKTYSNDCLFCSEVKKTYSIYLKGLQELHHKPHVGALEGSRQLTSVR, encoded by the exons ATGAGAGCAACAGCCTTTGTCCTACTTTTGGCTCTGACATTTGCAACCATGTTCA ATATAGAATGTGCCTTACAGAAGAAACAG tttgacTGCAGTCATTATAAAAAGTTACCACCAGGAGAACAGAGATTTTGTTATGAAATCTATCAACCAATTTGTGGATCTGATGGCAAAACTTATAGCAATGATTGCCTCTTTTGTTCTGAAGTTAa gaAAACTTACAGCATTTACCTCAAAGGATTACAAGAATTACACCATAAACCACATGTAGGAGCCTTGGAGGGTTCCCGGCAGCTCACCAGTGTTCGATAA